A genomic segment from Luteolibacter ambystomatis encodes:
- a CDS encoding serine/threonine-protein kinase: protein MNAIASLAFESFDLRQIAGLFPGYDITGLVACGGMGAVYQAVQRSLARTVAIKILPREFGADPSFRQAFQLEAKVMARLNHPNLIGVFDAGEVDGMPYLIMEYVPGGSLHEATHGHCVQPHEAATFIASVCEGLAHAHAHGILHWDIKPANILLDAEARPKIGDFGLARPVGHYEDGPEIIFGTPHYTAPEVLNRPTAVDSRADIFSIGVVLHQLLTGRLPAEDPRMPSRICGCDIRFDHIVGTATHPLPEMRYSSADQMARELHHLAQELRHKLSASIGAAPRSAVPNRAPAPVRRAVGPTGYTTPKHRASEWLTTAALLCGAVAVGWFILKKGAKVEGAAAAGAVAAVSEEPAGPALATTGESDLTALAARLANAAPSHPGPENKSTAADRPLASIEPVSRPQEAGKQEQQAPASVLKENESSVFGSAVLSKKDTTGNDR from the coding sequence ATGAATGCCATTGCATCCCTTGCCTTCGAATCTTTCGACCTCAGGCAGATCGCCGGATTGTTTCCCGGCTATGACATCACCGGTCTGGTCGCCTGCGGCGGCATGGGCGCGGTGTATCAAGCGGTCCAGCGTTCGCTGGCGCGGACCGTTGCCATCAAGATCCTGCCGCGTGAATTCGGTGCGGATCCTTCCTTCCGCCAGGCCTTCCAACTCGAAGCGAAGGTGATGGCACGGCTCAACCACCCGAACCTGATCGGAGTCTTCGATGCGGGTGAGGTGGATGGCATGCCTTATCTCATCATGGAATACGTGCCCGGAGGCTCGCTCCACGAAGCCACCCACGGTCATTGCGTGCAGCCCCATGAGGCCGCGACTTTCATCGCCTCGGTTTGCGAAGGTCTCGCCCACGCCCACGCCCATGGCATTCTTCACTGGGACATCAAGCCGGCGAATATCCTGCTGGATGCGGAAGCCCGCCCGAAGATCGGCGACTTCGGGCTCGCCCGCCCGGTCGGACATTACGAAGACGGCCCGGAAATCATCTTCGGCACGCCGCATTACACCGCACCGGAGGTGCTGAATCGTCCGACAGCGGTGGATTCCCGGGCGGACATTTTCTCCATCGGCGTGGTGCTTCACCAACTGCTGACCGGCAGGTTGCCCGCGGAAGATCCACGCATGCCTTCCAGGATCTGCGGCTGCGATATCCGCTTCGACCACATTGTCGGCACCGCCACCCACCCCCTGCCGGAAATGCGCTACAGCAGTGCGGACCAGATGGCCCGTGAGCTCCATCATCTGGCGCAGGAATTGCGCCACAAGCTCTCCGCTTCCATCGGTGCGGCCCCTCGTTCCGCGGTTCCCAACCGTGCGCCGGCACCGGTTCGCCGCGCGGTGGGACCCACCGGCTACACCACTCCCAAACACCGTGCCAGCGAATGGCTGACCACCGCCGCCCTGTTGTGTGGAGCGGTGGCTGTCGGGTGGTTCATCCTGAAGAAAGGTGCCAAGGTCGAGGGTGCCGCCGCTGCCGGAGCCGTCGCTGCGGTATCGGAGGAACCGGCCGGACCGGCACTGGCTACCACCGGGGAGTCCGATCTCACGGCGCTTGCCGCACGCCTGGCAAATGCCGCTCCGAGCCACCCCGGGCCGGAAAACAAATCCACCGCCGCGGACCGGCCACTTGCCTCGATCGAGCCGGTCTCTCGGCCACAGGAAGCCGGGAAACAGGAGCAGCAGGCACCGGCATCGGTTTTGAAGGAGAACGAGTCATCGGTTTTCGGTTCCGCCGTGCTGTCGAAAAAAGACACTACCGGCAACGACCGGTAA
- the lpdA gene encoding dihydrolipoyl dehydrogenase: protein MAYDLIVIGGGPAGYVAAIRAAQLGKKVACVEADRAGGTCLNWGCIPTKALLKNAELYQTLTKKASEFGLKFDNLTYDWSAVIGRSRKVSDKLAGGIEFLFKKNKVDYVRGFGSIEGQGKVGVTAADGTKSVLEGTNIMIATGAKSRPLPPLPFNGTSVIGSKEAMVLAKQPESMIIIGAGAIGAEFAYVYNAFGTKVTLVEMLPTILPVEDTEVGETVEKSFIKQGIRCLTNTKITATADKGTHVEVTVDGPKEKGTLSAEVVLVAIGVLPVLPGGQQPALTDRGWIQVGDRYETSIPGVYAIGDITGPPLLAHTASFEAIQAVDGLFVDGHKPRKVTNFPGCTYCHPQVASVGKTERALKEEGIEYVVGKIPFVAIGKAIAAGEPDGFAKLLYGKKHGELLGAHIVGDNATELIAEMGLALDQELTIDDIHTTIHAHPTMSEVIHEATLAAEGHAIHF from the coding sequence ATGGCCTACGATCTTATCGTCATCGGTGGCGGCCCGGCCGGCTACGTCGCCGCCATCCGCGCCGCCCAACTCGGCAAAAAAGTCGCCTGTGTCGAGGCGGACCGCGCCGGCGGCACCTGCCTCAACTGGGGCTGCATCCCGACCAAGGCTCTGCTCAAGAACGCCGAGCTCTACCAGACGCTCACCAAGAAGGCCTCCGAGTTCGGCCTGAAGTTCGACAATCTCACCTACGACTGGTCCGCGGTGATCGGCCGCTCCCGCAAAGTGTCCGACAAACTCGCCGGCGGCATCGAATTCCTCTTCAAGAAGAACAAAGTCGATTACGTGCGTGGCTTCGGTTCCATCGAGGGCCAGGGCAAGGTCGGCGTGACCGCCGCGGATGGCACCAAGTCCGTGCTCGAGGGCACGAACATCATGATCGCCACCGGCGCGAAGTCCCGCCCGCTGCCGCCGCTGCCCTTCAACGGCACCTCGGTCATCGGCTCGAAGGAAGCCATGGTCCTCGCGAAGCAGCCGGAAAGCATGATCATCATCGGTGCCGGTGCGATCGGCGCGGAGTTCGCCTACGTTTACAACGCGTTCGGCACGAAGGTGACCCTCGTCGAAATGCTGCCGACCATCCTCCCGGTGGAAGACACCGAGGTCGGCGAGACCGTCGAGAAGTCCTTCATCAAGCAGGGCATCCGCTGCCTCACCAACACCAAGATCACCGCCACCGCCGACAAGGGCACCCACGTGGAAGTGACCGTGGACGGTCCGAAGGAAAAGGGCACCCTGTCCGCCGAGGTCGTCCTCGTCGCCATTGGCGTGCTCCCGGTCCTGCCGGGCGGCCAGCAGCCGGCGCTTACGGACCGCGGTTGGATCCAGGTCGGCGACCGCTACGAAACCTCCATCCCGGGAGTCTATGCCATCGGTGACATCACCGGTCCGCCGCTCCTCGCCCACACCGCTTCCTTCGAAGCGATCCAGGCCGTCGACGGCCTGTTCGTGGATGGGCACAAGCCGCGCAAGGTCACCAATTTCCCGGGCTGCACCTACTGCCACCCGCAGGTCGCCTCCGTCGGCAAGACCGAGCGCGCGCTGAAGGAAGAAGGCATCGAGTATGTCGTCGGCAAGATCCCGTTCGTCGCCATCGGCAAGGCCATCGCCGCCGGTGAGCCGGACGGCTTCGCGAAGCTGCTCTACGGCAAGAAACACGGCGAACTGCTCGGCGCGCACATCGTCGGCGACAACGCCACCGAACTCATCGCCGAGATGGGTCTGGCGCTCGACCAGGAACTCACCATTGATGACATCCACACCACCATCCACGCCCATCCGACGATGAGCGAGGTGATCCACGAAGCGACGCTCGCCGCCGAAGGCCACGCGATCCACTTCTGA
- the uvrA gene encoding excinuclease ABC subunit UvrA, whose translation MPARKKSSAPSTAPAIALRGARQHNLKGLDLDIPLGKLTVVTGPSGSGKSSLAFHTLYAEGQRRYVETFSPYVRQFFDRMDKPAVDRIDGIPPAIAIEQKNNVRTTRSTVGTLTEINDYLKLLYARLASGFDPHTGEEIRPDSPESAADWAAEHVAGQAVMVTFPVPVPPDTTSADLFPFLNQQGYLRILHAGTVLRTDEPAPEGVEFKRGIEVIQDRLTISDENRMRLLEALETAFHLGKGHAAIAVPKGGTRKFSTSWTNPHTGFSLRAPSPSLFSFNNPLGACPKCRGFGRIIGIDLDKAVPDPSLTIKQGVIKPFQGERGEECQRDLLRHCKERRIDINTPWEDLEDEVREWIYYGDRRSPGATGPAEAEELWRDGKWYGVKGFFDWLETKAYKMHVRVFLSRYRSYTACPECRGKRLQPEALCFKIDGKTLPDLWTLPVTDLREWFDTLAAVPRQPDPSLELVLNEITSRLHYLCEVGLGYLTLDRPTRTLSGGEVERVNLTTCLGASLTGTLFVLDEPTVGLHPRDIHRLVGVMHGLRDKGNTLVVVEHEEAVMRAADEIIDLGPASGENGGSLLYQGPVIKPAKGQGGTLPWLSGGRSIPVPKKRRQSGGAKLEIRGASRHNLKKLDADIPLGLFCCLTGVSGSGKSTFVHDVLYLNLARKFGKEIEDEPARVKEINGSKHLGGIELVDQSPVARTPRSTPAVFMGAFDPIRQLFALTEDAKARDLSTGFFSFNSGEGRCDRCAGVGSEKVEMQFLSDLYVTCPDCNGRRYKASTLDIQYRGKSVADILELTVDEALAFYEVEKLPAPIAKRHGQIIALLQPLAEVGLGYLKLGQPLNTLSGGEAQRLKLCQLLAETKGDASGNKLLILDEPTTGLHFTDIERLLAVFQRLVDSGHSLLVIEHNLDVIKCADWILDLGPEAGANGGQLVGSGSPDHIATLGTETARFLKDALAGGRGLHNEAPVSAVTVVDRDVISLSGARHHNLKNISLEIPREKFVVLSGLSGSGKSTLAFDILFAEGQRRFLDSMSAYARQFAEQLEKPEIDRLAGLPPTVAIEQRVSQGGGKSTVATVTELWNFIRLLYSKLGVQYCPDCHLPVEKQSLAAIENTLRGYLKRGAVSVLAPVIRARKGFHTEVAEWALKHGFTKLLVDKKFREAEGFQRLERFKEHDIDVVVAELPKGAANTSIPVSRALEIGKGVIRLFTPDKKFVLLSSEASCPSCHKSFDDLDPRMFSFNSPHGWCPECRGHGLVPKRRRHLDTSRFDSVLEAELDADRTIERMEDEELVECPSCHGARINRTASAVHLQGTPIRDVARLAIDHATGHFGKIRFGGDREALIARDILPEIRQRLAFLQEVGLGYLQLDRSAKTLSGGESQRIRLAAQLGSNLRGVLYVLDEPTIGLHPRDNAALLDTLVALRDKGNSLIVVEHDEDTIARADHLIDLGPGAGRLGGQVVYQGNPPRIGEGKPTAAKSKKAGGYDLANSPTWRALADIPVHPMRGERRAVAKSHPRLTVTGCSVNNLKEVDLHIPLGRLTVFTGISGSGKSTLMHSCLAVAAANRLLKPTKKNAPLGFTKATGFDKIQSVYEVDQSPIGKTSRSCPATYVKVFDDIRALYAQLPEARMRGFDASRFSFNTEGGRCAECNGNGRVKLEMDFLPPTWVHCESCNGSRYNPATLEVTFRDKNVGEVLAMTIDEAAGFFESQPRIARPLRLLADTGLGYLQLGQASPTLSGGEAQRIKLVSEIAKGRSAKTQIRTLQSVNKNLYLIEEPTVGLHLEDVKRLIDVLHRLVDEGHTVVVIEHHMAVAAEADHIIDLGPEAGENGGVIIAEGTPEQVAKSKKSRTAPFLKGALNR comes from the coding sequence GTGCCCGCTCGGAAAAAGTCCTCCGCCCCGTCCACCGCGCCCGCCATCGCCCTCCGGGGTGCACGCCAGCACAACCTGAAGGGACTCGATCTCGATATCCCGCTCGGGAAGCTCACCGTCGTCACCGGTCCGTCCGGCTCCGGCAAATCGTCGCTGGCGTTCCACACGCTTTATGCGGAAGGCCAGCGCCGTTACGTCGAGACGTTCTCGCCGTATGTGCGCCAGTTCTTCGACCGCATGGACAAGCCGGCGGTGGATCGCATCGATGGCATCCCACCTGCGATCGCCATCGAGCAGAAGAACAACGTCCGCACCACGCGCTCGACGGTTGGCACGCTCACCGAGATCAACGATTACCTGAAGCTGCTCTACGCGCGGCTGGCCAGCGGCTTTGATCCCCACACCGGGGAGGAGATCCGGCCGGACAGTCCGGAGTCCGCCGCCGATTGGGCTGCGGAGCATGTGGCGGGTCAGGCGGTGATGGTGACCTTCCCGGTGCCGGTGCCGCCGGACACGACGAGTGCGGATCTGTTCCCATTTCTCAACCAGCAGGGCTACCTCCGCATTCTCCATGCGGGAACGGTATTACGCACCGATGAACCCGCACCGGAAGGCGTGGAGTTCAAGCGCGGCATCGAGGTGATCCAGGATCGTCTCACGATCTCGGACGAGAATCGCATGCGCCTGCTGGAGGCCTTGGAAACAGCTTTCCACCTCGGCAAGGGCCATGCCGCCATCGCGGTGCCGAAGGGTGGGACACGGAAGTTCTCCACCAGTTGGACAAATCCGCACACCGGCTTCAGCCTGCGCGCGCCCAGCCCCTCGTTGTTCTCGTTCAACAATCCGCTCGGCGCTTGTCCGAAGTGCCGTGGCTTCGGCCGCATCATCGGCATCGATCTCGACAAGGCCGTGCCCGACCCCTCGCTCACGATCAAGCAGGGCGTGATCAAGCCGTTCCAGGGCGAGCGCGGCGAGGAATGCCAGCGCGACCTGCTGCGCCATTGCAAGGAACGCCGCATCGATATCAACACGCCGTGGGAGGATCTCGAGGACGAGGTCCGTGAGTGGATCTACTACGGGGACCGTAGGTCACCCGGCGCCACCGGCCCCGCGGAAGCCGAGGAGCTGTGGCGGGATGGCAAGTGGTACGGCGTGAAGGGTTTCTTCGATTGGCTGGAGACGAAGGCCTACAAGATGCACGTCCGGGTCTTTCTCAGCCGCTACCGGTCCTACACCGCTTGCCCGGAATGCCGTGGCAAGCGCCTCCAGCCGGAGGCGCTGTGCTTCAAGATCGATGGCAAAACATTGCCGGACCTGTGGACGCTGCCGGTGACGGATTTGCGCGAGTGGTTCGACACGCTGGCCGCCGTGCCGCGCCAGCCGGATCCTTCGTTGGAACTGGTGCTGAATGAAATCACCTCGCGCCTGCATTATCTCTGCGAGGTCGGCCTCGGCTATCTCACTCTGGACCGCCCGACCCGCACGCTTTCCGGCGGCGAGGTGGAGCGCGTGAACCTCACCACCTGTCTTGGAGCTTCCCTGACTGGAACGTTGTTCGTGCTGGATGAACCGACCGTCGGCCTGCATCCGCGGGACATCCACCGTCTTGTTGGCGTGATGCATGGCTTGCGCGACAAGGGCAACACGCTCGTAGTCGTCGAGCACGAGGAAGCGGTGATGCGTGCGGCGGATGAGATCATCGACCTTGGTCCCGCCTCCGGTGAAAACGGCGGCTCGCTGCTTTATCAAGGCCCGGTCATCAAGCCCGCGAAGGGCCAGGGTGGTACGCTGCCATGGCTGAGTGGTGGCCGGTCGATTCCCGTTCCCAAGAAGCGCCGCCAATCCGGTGGCGCGAAGCTGGAGATCCGCGGGGCATCGCGCCACAATCTGAAGAAACTGGATGCGGACATTCCGCTCGGCCTCTTCTGCTGCCTCACCGGCGTTTCCGGATCGGGCAAGTCCACCTTCGTTCACGACGTGCTGTATCTCAATCTCGCCCGCAAGTTCGGAAAGGAGATCGAGGACGAGCCCGCGCGCGTGAAGGAGATCAATGGCTCGAAGCACCTCGGTGGCATCGAGCTGGTGGACCAATCACCGGTGGCGCGCACGCCGCGTTCAACGCCCGCGGTGTTCATGGGGGCGTTCGATCCGATCCGCCAGCTCTTCGCCCTCACGGAGGATGCGAAGGCCCGCGACCTGAGCACCGGCTTCTTTTCCTTCAACTCGGGTGAGGGCCGCTGCGACCGTTGCGCGGGCGTGGGCTCGGAGAAGGTGGAGATGCAGTTCCTTTCCGATCTCTACGTCACCTGCCCGGATTGCAACGGCCGCCGCTACAAGGCGTCCACGCTGGATATCCAGTACCGCGGCAAGTCGGTGGCGGACATCCTTGAACTGACCGTCGATGAAGCGCTGGCGTTCTACGAGGTGGAGAAACTCCCGGCCCCGATCGCAAAGCGCCACGGCCAGATCATCGCGCTGTTGCAGCCACTCGCGGAAGTGGGACTCGGTTATCTGAAACTCGGCCAGCCGCTCAACACGCTGTCCGGCGGCGAGGCCCAGCGCCTCAAGCTCTGCCAGCTCCTCGCGGAAACCAAGGGCGATGCCAGCGGCAACAAGCTGCTCATTCTCGATGAGCCGACCACCGGCCTGCACTTCACCGACATCGAGCGCTTGCTGGCGGTGTTCCAGCGTCTCGTTGATTCCGGCCACTCGCTGTTGGTGATTGAGCACAATCTGGATGTGATCAAGTGCGCCGACTGGATTCTCGATCTCGGTCCGGAAGCTGGCGCGAATGGCGGCCAGCTCGTCGGCTCCGGATCACCGGATCACATCGCCACGCTCGGCACCGAAACCGCACGCTTCCTCAAGGATGCGCTTGCGGGCGGACGTGGCCTGCATAATGAGGCACCGGTTTCCGCGGTGACCGTGGTGGATCGCGACGTGATTTCGTTGTCCGGTGCGCGCCATCACAATCTGAAGAACATCTCGCTGGAGATCCCGCGTGAGAAATTCGTTGTGCTCTCCGGTTTGTCGGGTTCCGGCAAATCCACGCTGGCGTTCGACATTCTCTTCGCGGAAGGCCAGAGGCGCTTCCTCGATTCGATGTCGGCGTATGCGCGCCAGTTCGCGGAGCAGCTGGAGAAGCCGGAGATCGACCGCCTCGCCGGATTGCCGCCGACGGTGGCCATCGAACAGCGCGTGTCGCAAGGCGGTGGCAAGTCGACCGTCGCCACCGTCACCGAGTTGTGGAACTTCATCCGCTTGCTTTATTCAAAACTAGGTGTGCAGTACTGCCCGGATTGTCATCTCCCGGTGGAGAAGCAATCGCTGGCCGCGATCGAGAACACGCTGCGCGGTTATCTCAAGCGTGGTGCCGTTTCGGTGCTCGCGCCGGTGATCCGTGCGCGCAAGGGCTTCCACACCGAGGTCGCCGAATGGGCGCTCAAGCACGGCTTCACGAAGCTGCTGGTGGACAAGAAATTCCGAGAGGCCGAGGGCTTCCAACGTCTGGAGCGCTTCAAGGAGCACGACATCGATGTGGTCGTGGCGGAGCTCCCGAAAGGCGCGGCGAATACCAGCATTCCCGTTTCCCGCGCGCTGGAGATCGGCAAGGGCGTGATCCGCTTGTTCACGCCGGACAAGAAATTCGTGCTGCTTTCCAGCGAGGCGAGCTGCCCGTCCTGCCACAAGTCTTTCGACGATCTCGATCCGCGGATGTTTTCATTCAACTCGCCGCACGGCTGGTGTCCGGAGTGCCGCGGCCACGGTCTGGTGCCGAAGCGTCGCCGCCATCTCGACACCTCACGTTTCGATTCGGTGCTGGAGGCGGAGCTCGATGCCGACCGCACGATCGAGCGCATGGAGGACGAGGAACTGGTGGAGTGCCCGTCTTGTCACGGCGCCCGCATCAATCGTACGGCATCCGCCGTACATCTTCAAGGCACGCCGATCCGTGATGTCGCCCGGCTGGCCATCGACCATGCCACCGGTCATTTCGGAAAGATCCGCTTCGGTGGAGACCGTGAGGCCCTCATCGCCCGCGACATCCTGCCGGAGATCCGCCAGCGCCTTGCATTCCTTCAGGAGGTCGGCCTCGGTTATCTCCAGCTCGACCGCTCCGCCAAAACACTGAGCGGCGGCGAAAGCCAGCGCATCCGCCTCGCCGCGCAGCTCGGGTCGAATCTCCGTGGCGTGCTCTACGTGCTCGATGAACCGACCATCGGCCTGCATCCGCGCGACAATGCCGCGCTGCTCGACACGCTGGTGGCGCTGCGCGACAAGGGGAACTCGCTCATCGTCGTGGAGCATGATGAGGACACCATCGCCCGCGCGGATCATCTCATCGATCTCGGCCCCGGTGCCGGGCGTCTCGGCGGACAAGTGGTTTACCAAGGCAATCCTCCGCGTATCGGTGAGGGCAAGCCGACCGCCGCGAAGAGCAAGAAGGCGGGCGGTTATGATCTGGCCAACTCTCCCACTTGGCGCGCACTTGCGGACATTCCCGTCCACCCGATGCGTGGCGAACGCCGCGCGGTGGCGAAGAGTCATCCGCGGCTCACCGTCACCGGTTGCAGCGTGAACAATCTCAAGGAGGTGGATCTCCACATTCCTCTGGGTCGTCTCACGGTCTTCACCGGTATTTCCGGTTCGGGCAAGTCCACGCTGATGCATTCCTGTCTGGCGGTTGCGGCGGCCAACCGCCTGCTCAAGCCGACGAAGAAGAATGCCCCGCTGGGATTCACGAAGGCGACCGGCTTCGACAAGATCCAGAGCGTCTATGAAGTGGACCAGTCTCCCATCGGCAAGACGTCGCGGTCCTGCCCGGCGACGTATGTGAAGGTCTTCGATGACATCCGCGCGCTTTACGCCCAGCTCCCGGAGGCGCGCATGCGCGGCTTCGATGCCTCGCGTTTCTCGTTCAATACCGAAGGCGGGCGGTGCGCCGAGTGCAATGGCAACGGCCGCGTGAAGCTGGAGATGGATTTCCTGCCGCCCACCTGGGTACACTGCGAATCCTGCAATGGCAGCCGCTACAACCCGGCTACGCTCGAAGTGACCTTCCGCGACAAAAACGTCGGCGAGGTGCTGGCGATGACCATCGATGAAGCCGCAGGGTTCTTCGAATCGCAGCCACGTATCGCACGTCCGCTGCGGCTGCTTGCGGATACCGGCCTCGGTTATCTCCAGCTCGGCCAGGCTTCGCCCACTCTATCCGGTGGCGAGGCACAGCGCATCAAACTCGTCAGCGAGATCGCCAAGGGCCGCAGTGCGAAGACACAGATCCGCACGCTGCAATCGGTGAACAAGAACCTCTATCTCATCGAGGAGCCGACCGTCGGCTTGCACTTGGAGGATGTGAAACGTCTCATCGACGTGCTGCACCGTCTGGTCGATGAAGGTCACACCGTCGTCGTGATCGAGCACCACATGGCGGTGGCGGCGGAGGCGGACCACATCATCGACCTCGGCCCTGAGGCGGGTGAGAACGGCGGCGTCATCATCGCCGAAGGCACACCCGAACAGGTGGCGAAGTCGAAGAAGTCACGCACCGCGCCGTTCCTGAAGGGGGCGTTGAATCGGTGA
- a CDS encoding SH3 domain-containing protein — translation MPAFIANADYEEKDSNPMHLQPGDEVNVGPADRAWPGWVWAEDHDGRHGYIPEEILEPLGEGRFAMMEGFDPTVLKIQRGDRLESLRQIHGWHWCRSADGKEGWVAGYLLKPES, via the coding sequence ATGCCTGCCTTCATCGCCAACGCCGACTACGAGGAAAAGGATTCCAACCCGATGCACCTGCAGCCCGGGGACGAGGTGAACGTGGGACCCGCCGACCGTGCCTGGCCGGGCTGGGTGTGGGCGGAAGACCATGACGGTCGCCACGGCTACATCCCGGAGGAAATCCTGGAGCCGCTCGGCGAAGGCCGTTTCGCGATGATGGAGGGTTTCGACCCGACGGTGCTCAAGATCCAGCGCGGCGACCGTCTGGAATCGCTCCGCCAGATCCACGGCTGGCATTGGTGCCGCAGCGCGGATGGCAAGGAAGGCTGGGTGGCCGGCTATCTGCTCAAGCCGGAAAGCTGA